TAGAGACCTAGCATTCCGGGTCGGAATGATCTTGAAATAGATCAATTATAAGCTTATAACGAACGTGGCTATACCAACAAAAACTACAATCCATCGAGCAATAGAACGAACGAACTCTTCCCAGCACGGCATGACTAAGCACACACGGAATGGCCGGtcggcactggctcttgcttaaatactgagtgcctgtgattctcgatatgacaaggcgagttattggcgccttaaaataaGCAATGgctatcatgttcccgcggcgatcgatgATTTGGACCGCAACAAGCTTGCTAACCTATAAAGCTTGATGAGGACCGTTACCTCCACATAGAAATTTGGGttcaacaaaaaccaaaatccAACAGAACGGAAGAGTGCTAGGTTACCAACTCTATCATCAATCACCAGTAGTTGTCGCATACTCAAAATATAGGTGCAAGATGTATGAATGCAGTGAAAACATCACATGGTTGTTGTAGGTAGCTGAGCAAgcccgttccggtccaaaggaccgatcgccgcggtatCAGGGAGGCCATTggtaactcgccttgtcatgtcgagcatcataagcactcagtatctgtgcaagtgccgcccgacctctcactgggactctccgctcgataccgctgattgtccgcgactgccgttgcagctactccgtatggagcattcctctatccgcaatctgtggaggctcctggtagctcgcagctaagcttctcgtcatagcagtgaacaccacacagatcgaagctcatgttccagcctgtgtggtgttcacagctatcccgtgccgcgCGTCTCAGATAGTGCCCTGTTCTTTAGCGAAGTACCGAGctttaaaaagtaattttatGCGATTTATCTAGCAGACCATCAAATATTGCAGTGTGACAACCGCATTAGACTATGGCTTTACCGCCAACATGACCttcggttgttattgttgttgtagccacatttacatgtggaggtggcgatcctcgtgaagctcgttccggtctatacgaccgatcgccgcgggaacatgatgaccattggttatttaaaggcgccaataactcgcctagtcgtatcgagcatcataagcattcagtatttaagcaagagccggtgccacccgacctctcactgagactttccactcgataccgctgattgtctgcgaatGCAGTTGCAGCTATTTCGTAtgaagcatttcactatccgtaACATATGGgggcgcccggtagctcccagctaagcttctcgtgacaattaagaacaccacacagattggagctcaaagttccagcctgtgtgatgctcatagacCTTCATTTTTATTGGAGTGTGTtggatttttcatttattagGCAGATTCTTTAATTACCGTCTGTGCATGTTAATGTTATGACGATTTCTACTTTACTCATTACATGTTAACTCTTTGCCAACACTTTACTTTGTTAGTCACTATTATCAAATTCCACACCAATTTTTTGCAACACCTCTTGTTAcactttcaattttatttacaaaaatacaaaaacgtttaattttcaaaaaaaaaaagaattattttcTTAAACTTCATTAAGCGAATtgagtcaaaaaaaaaagatttcaagGTAAAAACGGCATGGCTGGAATAAACTGAAGAGCCTTGACCGTGGGACTATTGGGGTCGGTTAGATCATTTACTATGCCCTGAATGCGGGAGACGACATCACTACGCTGTATATCACGGCGATCCAACATACGCTTGAATAGCGTATGCAGTTGATGGGCCGAAGACATTTTCGACAACTCGTAGAGATCAAGCAGTATATCCTCGGAGTATCCTTCGTATTTGCTgagattcgaagatttggcaTCACGTTTCAAAAGATCGTAGACAAGTAGAAACTCCACATAGGGCTTGGTGGGTGGCACACGTTTTTTTCCAGCCGTCGAGGTGGTGGACCAACGATCCATGGCTGTATCCGAATCAATGGTGGCTCGCCCATAATTGTCATCGTAAAGACGTAGAAAATTATCCAAAGACTCGACATCATTATTGAAATCATCATGATTTGGTTCGGTGATAATGTCCCGTATCAAAGACAAGGGCAAATTGGCAAAGCCCTCGGGGCGACTACCCAATTCGTAAAATATGTCATAGCCCTCTGGTTCCTGCCGCAGTTTGGAGGGGGTTTCGGGAGCATACAAGCCTGGCTTATGAACAGGCGTGGGTAGGTTTAAAGGTTTCGCCGTTGTCGTTGTTGATTGGCCAGCTCCCCACCAAGAAGGCGGATTCCACCAACTTGCCGTAGATGAAGCTGTAGTATGGGGTGGTCGTCCTGTGGTCGTCGAACTAGATCTATTGCTGTCCCCTGACTCATTCGAATTGAATGGTGGCCCCACTGTGGTCGATGATAAGGGCTCATATTGCAAATGATCTATGAAATAGGCCAGAGCTTGCATAGACGCTGGCAAGTAGCTATCCAATAAATTGGCGCCATACGCAATGGCACTGAGGTTTTGCGTCCATACAAGGCAACTAAAGGTAAGTAAAAGTCTAAAagtcatttttttattattattattctgtTTTTCGCTTGTTAATGCTCGTCTTTAAGCAGCGGCTAAATGGTGGTCGTCTTCGTTAAGCCAGTTTTTGGCTTATTATCGTGACATACTAAAAGACACCCGACGTTTATGGCCCGAAAAACAACACTTCTTCCCTTCAGAACTTGAACTTAACTGAAAAGAGATTTGATTTTAAGAGTCGTTAACTCTGCTTtagcccaaaacaaaaaaaaaaaaacagaagaagAACTAAAGAAGTCAGAGTACGAATTTTGCTTGGTATTTCGTTTtcactggaaaaaaaaatacgtcTTTCTCCAAATCCAGAGCCcaagaaaagaagaaaacaaaatgaaatatatgggtgctgttggtttttggttttgtgttATTGGTAAAACTGCATTTGCTGCTTCAACATTCATCATCCATAGCTCTGGGTGCCCTATAAGCGGTCCTCTTATGTAAATATAAAGAGATTTATAGCTTGATGAGATAATTTTGTACCATTCCTTGGCATTGCTTTAAGGTGTGTTACTTTTGCTTTTCTATTGTCGCACATTTCTCCAAGCCAATTGGGCAGTGGGCAAAACTACCGCGGAGAATTTCAATTATGCTGCAAATgtgtttaatttaaatattttaagtagTGATTAATATGGTCGACATGCCTTCAAGTCCGGAAGGCGAAAGAAAGGTGAATACACTTTTATCgttgttttatttacattttcccAACCGAAAAAAAGCAGTAAGTCTGAATTTTTGTATCTGCTTGATTGGgtgtgcgtatgtgtgtgtgtgtgtattattgaCCAACTAACCAAACAGATATTAGGTGTAAGCTTAAAATTCTGCTATGTAGTCTTTTCTCCCAcacatttttggaaatttgatttttatggaaaatgttgtctgaatttcataaaaattttttttgctttcttatggaaaatttctttaagattCGAAATAAAAACTGGTAAGGAAGGGCcaaagttgggcggtgccgactgttaataccctacacctaaccgttaagtacaaagtggaagttatatccaattctgaccGAATTTCGATCGACCTTTTCCGATGTTTTCAGTCGGGTTGTAAGGcaattcgtatcaaatttcgagcaaatgtgttcaaactgtaataactacgattgacaaattccaacattattgaaaattacccacaatctgacgaacatatagatgggagctatatctaattctgaaccgatttcgaacaaacttctccgATAATGTGGTAGGTgctgaggaaagcgttgtgcaaaatgttggcaatattgttcaataaatgcgcttgcagtgatcctagaaatgaaaatcaggcgatatacacatatgacagctatacccaaatctgggccgaattctatgaaattcacctgtccagagttataagaaaatccttcctgccaaacttcAAGAGAATCGTTTCAAAAATGAGCAATGAGAgtgcaatatttcccaaaatcgacgaacatatacatgggagctatacctaaatctgaaccgttttcaagcaaacttctcagatactgtggtagtcgtcgaggaaagcgttttgcaaaattttgtcaagatgggtcaataaatgtgcttgctagaagttaaaatcggatggtgatgggtcaataaatgcgcttaccgtgactctagaagttaaaatcgagcTCATCCTCAAAGTGAGGTGaaatctccggcactgtttaacctctacctatcctccattccccCCCTttagacggcatagagatcgtatcagctcttaccgatgaaggactcccTCTGGTCAATCCGATACGGACAAACGGCTAATATAGAAATTCTGGCCCGGCACAAGATAGCTGTGAGCTACACACAAGGTGGtgtgtggtattcattgctgttatgagaagcttagctgctccATCCgaagtagctgtaactgcagtcgcggacaatcagcggtatcgagcggagagtctctttgataggtcgggtggcaccagctctggcacaaatactgagtgcctacacCTACGATTATCaaatccacatgaaaatgttgttacaacaacaacatgggaTTACTGGTATCTCTAACTAtaatctattccaactcttcgAACTGCATGTAAATCGTATCATATGTGGAACATTTACACGTTCTTGACTTCCGGTCCACACATTGATGCcgtttatttcgctgcaagaaattttaAGATATCCGCTACGTTGTTTACTACATGGACAGCAGAATAACGCCTATGAGCACCACATGGGTTGGTACTGCTAAccccgatttgtgtggtgttcatagccATAGCAAGGGGttcagctgggagctaccgggcatatccacagattgcGAATAGTGGCTTGCATTCGCCAACAATAAGCGGGAatggagtggagagtctcagtgagaggttggACGGCATCAGCTCTTGCTTAAATGCTGAGTGTCTGTGATACTCGATGTGAAAAGGCAAGTTTTtgacacctttaaataaccaatgctcACAAGGTTTCGCGGTGATCGGTCATTTgaaccggaacaagcttgctagAGATCGACGCGGAAGGGTTATGGTGAAACTATTTATGTATAAAATCTGAACATtagattgttgctgttgtagcagtgtgttgtacactgaggcggcagcccttgccgatgaattattccatcgggtcaatccggtacgtaaaaccggctaccatgggattgatATGATTCTTATTATTTGAGCTTGCAGTGGTGGCCTTTGTAATCCCAGATAATATCAATGCTTTTCATAGTAATCTGTGTTCATTTCATTCGATTGGTTTGTGTGCTCGCTCATTTCTGAAAGGAGATtgtgtatgaaaaaaaaatcaaatcttaTTCAAAAGATTAATATAATAACAAGGGCAAGGGCTATCAATAACGATTACCTGTAGAAAAATTGTCATATAATatagatattttgtttttaaatttgatacCATATAACAGGCAACAGAGGTGGCCATTCACTACTACCTACCTCCAagattatattaaaaaatattaaattatgcaAAACcaagaagaaagaaagaaacatacatattccattcgcggCAATAGTCCCATTAGCAGTAGTCGTTAAAATTTTGGCAGAAGCTAAAACCTGATTTTTTTAAAGCCCTGTGTGAGAGAAAAATTGCTACAGCGAGAAACCTTAAACTAAAAAGATCAAAACTGAAAGATAAGTTTCATCGGAATTGGTGACATACAAGCGCACAGGTGGTAAACAGTGGTCAAAACAAAACTAAGAAGAGAAATGGGGCTAATAAATGGCTCTATAAActaaatatcgaaaaaaaaacaaagatacTATGTTCTTTTGTATGCAGCGATCTCTTTTGATGTTTACGTTTGCCCATCCGGTCAAAATGGGTTTCAATCATATTTCCTAATAGTGTCGAAATGGAAAttgataaaaataaacaaaagtaaTATGGAACACCACCAATAGCACAATATTCATTCATACATTCAATCTCGACACACATTCCCACATACACGAATAGTTTGTTATAGTTTTTGTAAATAGGTGATATTTGGTATTAGGGGCTTTGCTCTGCTAGGTCCGTTGTGTAAATGAATTCTTTTTCAGTGATTACGTTGCATGGCATGGAtcacacaaataaatgtatgtCAGTGGGTACCACCATTAAGAGACATAGccagacaacaacaacataggcAGGCGTACGCTCATGAGATCATAGGGAAATGGAAAATGGGGGAAATGAATGcacaattttcaaagaaatataaTATTTATTAGAATTGAATTATGGCGATGGCAAAACTTACCAATTTGCAAATATCCACAAACTTCCGCTtattaaatgaaatatattgtatatctGCTGTTGGAAAAACACAATTTCACTCACACAACAAAGCTGGTAGTATACACGAAAAAGATTGATTCCcgttttcgctttttttttatttattcatattGTAACACAGTAATGACATTCTATACTAAAATCGTACTATTTTTAAATCAGTATTGTGGCCTTTAAGCTTTTTTACACCTTAAAATTCACTTCCAatgaaaataaatgcaaaaattaaacaaattcgTGTGGTAGGTATCACTTTGAAGGAAATTTGacaacaagaaaagaaaaacacagtCAGTGATGGCAAAAGTGAGCCAATTCAGTTATCGATAATTGACATCTGGTTGAAATTGTCTTGCCGAACGCATGGTGCGTTGTAACGATAAGTTCGACTAAGCGGTCAGCCTTCAAAGAGGGAAATGTCGAATAATTAAACAagctttattttattgtaagggcttttacagaaaatttggaTATGTTATACGAATGCAGAATTGTATTTTCACAAACAATTTCTTGTCTATTTGTGTTAAAATACGCTTACATTGGCCACTTTATCCAGATTTATGGCCCTTTCGAtatttaagtgctaaatcctgttttttgcattttttaccatgcgaaaataaatcccatttttgcacgttttatattttaatcccgaataaacccgatttcatggctgaataatcgataaaagtaccaaaatatgcatttgttttcaagaattgtttatggatgtgtgtgatatgcacattcatgtgtacgcttgtgtatgtaatttaaatccccaaaaacacagTGTAAACGaacaggatttgtttttggatttattaAATCCAAATCATAAAAATGTCGATGTAAACGTgctatcatttttttttttgaaagcagAACAGAATACTAGTAATCCCAGACAAGAGATAACTCATGACACAATTACCGAAAGCAGCTGAATACAATTTTCTTCGAAACCATGAGAAAGGCCGTCAGGCTCTGCTAGGTCTCGGGCCATCAAGAAGTGGCGTTGAACTAAGCGGTCGATGAGAGCGCCAGGGATATATAACTGGTTGGCTCAGATCTTTCTACGGATTCAGTGAGTGTGAACCCGAATTATTATGTGATAGGCAATCATGGATATGGATAAAGGTCTCTGCCTCGGAGACGTACAGGTATACTGAGACGTTAGCCCCAGGCCGATGAAGTGTTACATCGGGTTAACGCGAACGGCTGTCATTGGATGGCCTCgtaaagtaaaacagagagttaCTTTAGGTGGATGATTTCTCTGGCACTGTTTAACTTCAACCGTTT
This Stomoxys calcitrans chromosome 2, idStoCalc2.1, whole genome shotgun sequence DNA region includes the following protein-coding sequences:
- the LOC106084786 gene encoding uncharacterized protein LOC106084786 codes for the protein MTFRLLLTFSCLVWTQNLSAIAYGANLLDSYLPASMQALAYFIDHLQYEPLSSTTVGPPFNSNESGDSNRSSSTTTGRPPHTTASSTASWWNPPSWWGAGQSTTTTAKPLNLPTPVHKPGLYAPETPSKLRQEPEGYDIFYELGSRPEGFANLPLSLIRDIITEPNHDDFNNDVESLDNFLRLYDDNYGRATIDSDTAMDRWSTTSTAGKKRVPPTKPYVEFLLVYDLLKRDAKSSNLSKYEGYSEDILLDLYELSKMSSAHQLHTLFKRMLDRRDIQRSDVVSRIQGIVNDLTDPNSPTVKALQFIPAMPFLP